The following are encoded in a window of Spea bombifrons isolate aSpeBom1 chromosome 2, aSpeBom1.2.pri, whole genome shotgun sequence genomic DNA:
- the SMAP2 gene encoding stromal membrane-associated protein 2 isoform X2: MTGKSVRDVERYQAVLSELLLREENKFCADCHAKGPRWASWNIGVFLCIRCAGVHRNLGVHISRVKSVNLDQWTQEQIQCMEEMGNGKAKRLYEAFLPESFIRPQTDQAVESFIREKYEKKKYMDRSVDINAFRKEKEIKCKKSESAPEIKSEQVIFEKVKLPLKKDDFLPIKTSPPKTEPVMDLLGLDAPVDAAVHNGKPSTSLEKELDLFGPIPTMAASTSSQAVSSMSVTASSGSVPENLNLFPESGAKTEEGGKKQLSKDSILSLYGSQPPQIPAQGALFMAPAQMAYPGAYAGFPAVPPPGSVMGGMMASPVGIMAQPTHPNMVAPMAMPAGYVGGVQAAVMGVPNGMMGQHAGYVANMGAMAQPVYGVQPGQQLQWNVTQMSQQMAGMTIFGVGGMAGYGQPSCNQGPNQTLSSPMWK; this comes from the exons ATGACCGGGAAATCGGTGCGGGATGTGGAGCGATACCAGGCTGTGCTGTCCGAGCTTCTGCTACGGGAGGAGAACAAGTTCTGCGCCGACTGCCATGCCAAAG GTCCGCGATGGGCTTCTTGGAACATTGGAGTCTTTTTGTGCATTCGTTGTGCTGGAGTTCATAGGAATCTAGGAGTCCACATCTCCAGGGTGAAATCGGTCAATCTGGACCAATGGACACAGGAACAAATACAG TGCATGGAGGAGATGGGGAATGGAAAAGCCAAAAGGCTATATGAAGCGTTCCTCCCTGAAAGTTTCATCAGACCGCAGACAGACCA AGCTGTTGAAAGTTTTATTAGAGAGaaatatgaaaagaagaaatataTGGACCGCAGTGTGGACATCAATGCATTCAGG AAGGAGAAAGAAATCAAGTGTAAGAAGTCAGAATCTGCCCCTGAGATAAAATCTGAGCAAGTCATCTTTGAGAAGGTCAAGCTG cCGCTTAAGAAGGATGACTTTCTGCCTATAAAGACCTCTCCCCCCAAAACAGAGCCTGTCATGGACCTTTTAGGCCTAG ATGCCCCTGTTGATGCTGCTGTTCATAATGGGAAGCCCAGCACCAGCCTTGAAAAGGAACTGGACTTGTTTGGACCTATCCCGACGATGGCTGCCTCCACATCCAGCCAG GCAGTAAGTTCAATGTCTGTAACTGCGAGTTCTGGATCTGTCCCTGAAAACCTAAACCTGTTCCCAGAGTCGGGAGCAAAAACAGAGGAAGGAGGGAAAAAACAACTTTCTAAGGACTCTATCTTGTCTCTTTATGGGTCCCAACCACCACAAATTCCAGCACAAG GAGCCCTCTTTATGGCGCCTGCACAGATGGCATATCCAGGTGCTTATGCTGGCTTCCCTGCAGTCCCTCCTCCAGGGAGCGTCATGGGTGGAATGATGGCATCGCCAGTGGGAATCATGGCTCAGCCAACACACCCAAACATGGTTGCTCCTATGGCAATGCCTGCTGGGTATGTTGGAGGTGTACAGGCAGCTGTCATGGGTGTGCCAAATGGCATGATGGGCCAACATGCAGGCTATGTTGCAAACATGGGTGCTATGGCACAGCCAGTTTATGGTGTCCAGCCAGGACAGCAACTTCAGTGGAACGTCACCCAG ATGTCCCAGCAAATGGCAGGGATGACCATTTTTGGTGTAGGAGGCATGGCAGGGTACGGACAGCCTTCGTGTAACCAGGGACCCAACCAAACTCTCAGCTCTCCCATGTGGAAATGA
- the SMAP2 gene encoding stromal membrane-associated protein 2 isoform X1 → MTGKSVRDVERYQAVLSELLLREENKFCADCHAKGPRWASWNIGVFLCIRCAGVHRNLGVHISRVKSVNLDQWTQEQIQCMEEMGNGKAKRLYEAFLPESFIRPQTDQAVESFIREKYEKKKYMDRSVDINAFRKEKEIKCKKSESAPEIKSEQVIFEKVKLPLKKDDFLPIKTSPPKTEPVMDLLGLDAPVDAAVHNGKPSTSLEKELDLFGPIPTMAASTSSQAVSSMSVTASSGSVPENLNLFPESGAKTEEGGKKQLSKDSILSLYGSQPPQIPAQAGALFMAPAQMAYPGAYAGFPAVPPPGSVMGGMMASPVGIMAQPTHPNMVAPMAMPAGYVGGVQAAVMGVPNGMMGQHAGYVANMGAMAQPVYGVQPGQQLQWNVTQMSQQMAGMTIFGVGGMAGYGQPSCNQGPNQTLSSPMWK, encoded by the exons ATGACCGGGAAATCGGTGCGGGATGTGGAGCGATACCAGGCTGTGCTGTCCGAGCTTCTGCTACGGGAGGAGAACAAGTTCTGCGCCGACTGCCATGCCAAAG GTCCGCGATGGGCTTCTTGGAACATTGGAGTCTTTTTGTGCATTCGTTGTGCTGGAGTTCATAGGAATCTAGGAGTCCACATCTCCAGGGTGAAATCGGTCAATCTGGACCAATGGACACAGGAACAAATACAG TGCATGGAGGAGATGGGGAATGGAAAAGCCAAAAGGCTATATGAAGCGTTCCTCCCTGAAAGTTTCATCAGACCGCAGACAGACCA AGCTGTTGAAAGTTTTATTAGAGAGaaatatgaaaagaagaaatataTGGACCGCAGTGTGGACATCAATGCATTCAGG AAGGAGAAAGAAATCAAGTGTAAGAAGTCAGAATCTGCCCCTGAGATAAAATCTGAGCAAGTCATCTTTGAGAAGGTCAAGCTG cCGCTTAAGAAGGATGACTTTCTGCCTATAAAGACCTCTCCCCCCAAAACAGAGCCTGTCATGGACCTTTTAGGCCTAG ATGCCCCTGTTGATGCTGCTGTTCATAATGGGAAGCCCAGCACCAGCCTTGAAAAGGAACTGGACTTGTTTGGACCTATCCCGACGATGGCTGCCTCCACATCCAGCCAG GCAGTAAGTTCAATGTCTGTAACTGCGAGTTCTGGATCTGTCCCTGAAAACCTAAACCTGTTCCCAGAGTCGGGAGCAAAAACAGAGGAAGGAGGGAAAAAACAACTTTCTAAGGACTCTATCTTGTCTCTTTATGGGTCCCAACCACCACAAATTCCAGCACAAG CAGGAGCCCTCTTTATGGCGCCTGCACAGATGGCATATCCAGGTGCTTATGCTGGCTTCCCTGCAGTCCCTCCTCCAGGGAGCGTCATGGGTGGAATGATGGCATCGCCAGTGGGAATCATGGCTCAGCCAACACACCCAAACATGGTTGCTCCTATGGCAATGCCTGCTGGGTATGTTGGAGGTGTACAGGCAGCTGTCATGGGTGTGCCAAATGGCATGATGGGCCAACATGCAGGCTATGTTGCAAACATGGGTGCTATGGCACAGCCAGTTTATGGTGTCCAGCCAGGACAGCAACTTCAGTGGAACGTCACCCAG ATGTCCCAGCAAATGGCAGGGATGACCATTTTTGGTGTAGGAGGCATGGCAGGGTACGGACAGCCTTCGTGTAACCAGGGACCCAACCAAACTCTCAGCTCTCCCATGTGGAAATGA